The Excalfactoria chinensis isolate bCotChi1 chromosome 10, bCotChi1.hap2, whole genome shotgun sequence genome has a segment encoding these proteins:
- the PTPN9 gene encoding tyrosine-protein phosphatase non-receptor type 9: protein MAAELSAEEEQATKQFLEEINKWTGQYNVSPLSWNVAVKFLMARKFDVLRAIELFHSYRETRLKEGIVKLKPHEEPLRSELLSGKFTILSVRDPSGASIALFTAKLHHPSRSVQHVVLQALFYLLDRAVESFETQRNGLVFIYDMAGSQYTNFELDLSKKILNLLKGAFPARLKKVFIVGAPMWFRVPYSIISLLLKEKLRERVQMVKMSELKEHLPRECLPETLGGCLKLDPLSWNCRFLPQQNGHPDPLDELILVPLVTPRDNGSLHVPGPKALTPQELLEHVSRKQKRGIYEEYEDIRRRSPAGTFVCSLAPYNQEKNRYGDVPCLDQTRVKLARPYSRPELTDYINASFMDGYKQRNAYIGTQGPLENTYGDFWRMVWEQNVLVIVMTTRLEEGGRRKCGQYWPLEKDFQMRFGALTITNLGVENLSHYKKTILELHSAEGRERRLLSHFQYLSWPDYGVPSSAATLIDFLGAVKQQQRVAVSALGQRFKGHPGGPPLVVHCSAGIGRTGTLCALDICLSQLQDVGTLDIQQTVQRMRTQRAFSIQTPEQYYFCYSAVLEHAQRRGLLPAGHKGSAGH, encoded by the exons ATGGCCGCGGAGCTGAGCGCCGAGGAGGAGCAG GCCACCAAGCAGTTCCTGGAAGAGATCAACAAGTGGACGGGCCAGTACAATGTGTCCCCGCTCTCCTGGAACGTGGCCGTCAAGTTCCTCATGGCCCGCAAGTTCGACGTCCTGCGGGCCATTGAGCTCTTCCACTCCTACCGG GAGACGCGGCTCAAGGAGGGCATCGTGAAGCTGAAGCCTCATGAGGAGCCGCTGCGCTCGGAGCTGCTCAGCGGGAAGTTCACCATCCTG AGCGTTCGGGACCCCTCGGGGGCCTCCATTGCCCTGTTCACGGCCAAGCTGCACCACCCCAGCCGCAGCGTGCAGCACGTGGTGCTCCAGGCGCTCTTCTACCTGCTGGACAGGGCCGTGGAGAG TTTCGAGACACAGAGGAACGGGCTGGTGTTCATCTACGACATGGCGGGCTCACAGTACACCAACTTCGAGCTGGACCTCAGCAAGAAGATCCTCAACCTGCTGAAG GGCGCTTTCCCAGCGAGGCTGAAGAAGGTGTTCATCGTGGGAGCACCCATGTGGTTCCGCGTGCCCTACTCCATCATCAGcctgctgctgaaggagaagcTGCGTGAGAGG GTGCAGATGGTGAAGATGTCGGAGCTGAAGGAGCATTTGCCCCGCGAGTGCCTTCCCGAGACCCTCGGCGGCTGCCTCAAGCTGGACCCGCTCAGCTGGAACTGCCGCTTCCTACCGCAGCAGAACGGGCACCCCGACCCCTTGGATGAGCTTATCCTGGTGCCACTGGTGACCCCTCGCGACAACGGCTCGCTCCACGTGCCCGGCCCCAAGGCTCTCACCCcgcaggagctgctggagcacgtCAGCCGCAAGCAGAAGCGTGGCATCTATGAGGAGTATGAGGACATCCGGCGCCGCAGCCCGGCCGGGACCTTCGTCTGCTCCTT GGCGCCCTACAACCAGGAGAAGAACCGTTATGGAGACGTGCCCTGCCTGGACCAGACCCGCGTGAAGCTGGCCAGGCCCTACAGCCGCCCTGAG CTGACCGACTACATCAACGCCAGCTTCATGGATGGCTACAAGCAGAGGAACGCATACATTGGGACACAAG GGCCCCTGGAGAACACCTATGGTGACTTCTGGCGCATGGTGTGGGAGCAGAACGTCCTGGTGATCGTGATGACGACTCG GCTGGAGGAGGGGGGCAGGAGGAAGTGCGGCCAGTACTGGCCCCTGGAGAAGGATTTCCAGATGCGCTTTGGGGCGCTGACCATCACCAACCTGGGCGTGGAGAACCTCAGCCATTACAAGAAAACCATCTTAGAGCTCCACAGTGCCGAG GGCAGGGAGCGGCGGTTGCTCTCTCACTTCCAATACCTGAGCTGGCCGGATTACGGCGTGCCCTCATCGGCAGCAACACTCATTGACTTCTTGGGGGCcgtgaagcagcagcagcgcgTGGCTGTCAGTGCGTTGGGACAGCGCTTCAAGGGGCACCCGGGGGGCCCTCCGCTTGTGGTTCACTGCAGTGCCGGCATCGGCAGGACGG GTACCTTGTGTGCGTTGGACATCTGCCTGTCgcagctgcaggatgtgggTACGCTGGACATCCAGCAGACGGTGCAGCGCATGAGGACACAGAGAGCCTTCAGCATCCAGACCCCGGAGCAGTATTACTTCTGCTACAGCGCAGTGCTGGAGCACGCCCAGCGCCGCGGCCTGCTGCCTGCCGGCCACAAGGGCTCGGCCGGGCACTGa